Below is a genomic region from Thermoplasmata archaeon.
CCGCCGCGGCCTGCAGCATCGCGACGACCGTTCCCTTCATGTCGGCCGCGCCGCGACCGTACAGTCGCCCGGAGGCGACCTGGCTCTGCGAGAAGCTCCAGTAGTCCCCGATCGGGGGAGTGTCGAGATGGCCGGAGAGGACCAGTCCGCCCTGCCCGTACTCCGCGAGCAGCGCCGGGGATTGCGCATCCCCGAACAGGGTGTTACGCATGTGGATCTGGTCGGTGAACGACTGAACGTAGTCGAGGACCTCTTGCTTGTCGGAGAATGGGTCGCTCGGGATCTTGACGAGCTCGGCGAGCATATCGACCATCTGACGTTTCATGGGGAATGAGCCACCTGGCCCCTCGACGCGGGCGGAATACGCGCGCGCGGTCGGACCGTCCTCCCCCACCGCTCGGCGGAGCTTAATCTCTCTCCTCTCAGGAATGGGGGCGAGCGTGGAGCGCGCGCGTTCGGGTCGCTTGGAGCGCGGCGGCATATCCTTCCGGCGACCCGACGGATTTCCATAGGCCCATGCCCGGATCGAGCACGAGGGCCGAGATCCGTCCCCCCGCAACGAGGAGGGCCGCGATCCCATCCGTCACTTCGAGCTCGCCGGATCCCCGGTGGCGCGCGCGTTCGCGAAGCACCCTCCAGATCGCCGGTCCGAAGGCGTAGACCGCCGTCGCCGCCCAGTGCGAGCGGGGACGCGCCGGCTTTTCGAGCATCGCGCGCACGTCGATGCGGCGCACCCCCGCGAACGGTCGGCTCGTGCTTCCCTCGATCACTCCGTACCGTCTCGGGTCCGCGACCCGGCGGACCAGAAGGACTGCATCCAGGTCTTCGCGTTCTCGGAGCCGGGCCATCGTCCTGACAACGGCTCCGCGCTCCGGCTCCAGGAGCGCGGCATCCCCCGCGTGGAGGACGAAGGGGCGATCGCCCACGGATCGCGTCGCGCACAGGACGGCGTCCCCGAACCCGCGAGGGTGGGGTTGGACCGCGAACCGAATGGTCAGCCGCTCGAGCGTCCGGTAGAGCCTCCGGGTCTCTCCGAGGCGCTCCGGCTGGTGGGCATGGCGGCGCAGGAGCGCCGAATCGACTCGGAAGTACCCGCGCACGAATGCGAGG
It encodes:
- a CDS encoding sugar phosphate nucleotidyltransferase; the protein is MRGVVTLAGDGSRMLPWTHGLRKEFLPLFDRAAVRGGPPVLKPVALLSVETLASAGIEDLTLVVRPEDLAFVRGYFRVDSALLRRHAHQPERLGETRRLYRTLERLTIRFAVQPHPRGFGDAVLCATRSVGDRPFVLHAGDAALLEPERGAVVRTMARLREREDLDAVLLVRRVADPRRYGVIEGSTSRPFAGVRRIDVRAMLEKPARPRSHWAATAVYAFGPAIWRVLRERARHRGSGELEVTDGIAALLVAGGRISALVLDPGMGLWKSVGSPEGYAAALQATRTRALHARPHS